The Cydia pomonella isolate Wapato2018A chromosome 17, ilCydPomo1, whole genome shotgun sequence genome includes a window with the following:
- the LOC133526803 gene encoding ribose-phosphate pyrophosphokinase 2 — protein sequence MPSTASPEQLVNKLDNLVLPLTTRMPNIKVFSGSSHPDLAQKIVDRLGIDLGKVVTKKFSNMETCVEIGESVRGEDVYIVQSGSGEINDNLMELLIMINACKIASASRVTAVIPCFPYARQDKKDKSRAPITAKLVANILSVSGADHIITMDLHASQIQGFFDIPVDNLFAEPAVLKWIKENIPDWKTSIVVSPDAGGAKRVTSIADRLNVEFALIHKERKKANEVASMVLVGDVKDRTAILVDDMADTCGTVCHAAEKLIEAGAIKVYAILTHGIFSGPAISRINNACLEAVVVTNTIPQDRHMQDCPKIQCIDVSMMLAEAVRRTHNGESVSYLFSNVPY from the coding sequence ATGCCATCAACTGCATCGCCAGAACAATTAGTTAACAAGTTAGACAACCTTGTTTTGCCATTAACCACAAGAATGCCGAACATCAAAGTGTTCAGCGGGAGCTCCCACCCGGATTTGGCGCAGAAGATCGTCGATCGACTAGGAATCGACCTGGGAAAAGTGGTAACCAAAAAATTTAGCAACATGGAAACATGTGTGGAGATCGGAGAGTCAGTGCGAGGTGAAGATGTTTATATCGTGCAGAGTGGCAGCGGAGAGATCAATGACAATCTAATGGAACTCTTAATTATGATCAATGCATGCAAAATAGCTTCGGCGTCGCGCGTAACTGCAGTTATCCCGTGCTTCCCGTACGCGCGGCAGGACAAGAAAGACAAAAGCCGAGCGCCGATCACGGCCAAGCTCGTCGCCAACATCCTGTCCGTGTCCGGCGCCGACCATATCATTACCATGGATCTTCACGCATCTCAAATTCAGGGATTCTTCGACATACCCGTAGATAACCTCTTCGCTGAGCCTGCTGTGTTGAAGTGGATAAAAGAAAACATTCCTGACTGGAAGACCAGTATTGTGGTGTCACCTGATGCCGGTGGTGCCAAGAGGGTCACTTCGATTGCTGATCGCCTGAATGTAGAGTTCGCTTTGATCCATAAAGAGAGGAAGAAGGCTAATGAAGTGGCTTCCATGGTGCTTGTTGGTGATGTTAAGGACCGTACAGCCATCCTGGTCGATGACATGGCTGACACTTGTGGAACTGTCTGCCATGCTGCTGAGAAGCTGATAGAAGCAGGTGCAATCAAAGTTTATGCCATACTTACACATGGTATCTTCTCAGGCCCTGCTATATCAAGGATCAACAATGCCTGTTTAGAAGCCGTGGTTGTCACAAACACCATCCCCCAGGACCGGCATATGCAGGACTGTCCCAAGATCCAGTGCATTGATGTATCCATGATGCTGGCTGAGGCAGTTCGGCGTACGCACAATGGGGAATCAGTGTCATACCTATTCTCAAATGTTCCATATTAG
- the LOC133526801 gene encoding histone H4 transcription factor-like isoform X1, translated as MSGQSDQASKATDDSITDVRYNFCKDWLEKQNSGGAKKSQQNKNDIQFIIQNNADRKKFLLSAAEDEATVPNGVGESSVEPKAVKLQKLRTKDVRMECGWLSCNYVTEDYRDFQDHCRNHISDLQVTEEDGKIIYTCLWDSCKHSNSDFDELCRHMNYHAYHARLLGIGFNAQATLKLTCCKKDSSLRNKLPLLKEDFCCLWVGCGDKFKAMQAFLDHVSLHAHYAARRTCSWAGCGAGFPRAALLATHVRSHTGERLLACYHCGRHFATNRKIVDHRTRQNVHPSSEYTCNVCSFSYASEYLLRQHARQHVSQHACTLCDMSAPTLATLAQHVRYRHLPGHCRAHACPHCAHKAITKSDLRKHIETHTKKKRKKEDSDISDEERGKKKRKKYACHMCEKNGKVFSRGSRLTVHLVKVHGVQWPFGHSRFRYQISEDGMYRLTTTRYEILEVSRQIVDGYSGPKDSLSNTFEFNLEQKAQPTLTTPTCYEITLKNDDMKNEVKSDENTVEITMCDVDEEGNIICSEVIKSDVLLSDIKI; from the exons ATGAGCGGGCAGAGCGATCAAGCCAGTAAAGCTACAGACGACTCTATCACAGACGTGCGGTACAATTTCTGCAAGGACTGGCTCGAGAAGCAAAATAGTGGAGGCGCGAAAAAGTCACAACAAAATAAGAATGATATTCAGTTTATTATTCAGAACAATGCCGATAGGAAGAAGTTTCTGCTGTCCGCCGCTGAGGATGAGGCGACTGTGCCAAACGGCGTAGGGGAATCTTCAGTGGAACCAAAGGCTGTG aAATTACAAAAACTGAGAACCAAAGATGTGCGCATGGAATGTGGATGGTTGTCTTGCAACTATGTGACTGAAGACTACCGGGACTTCCAAGACCATTGCCGCAACCACATCTCAGACTTGCAAGTTACTGAGGAGGATGGTAAAA TAATCTACACCTGCCTATGGGACTCCTGCAAGCACAGCAACTCCGACTTCGACGAGCTGTGTCGCCACATGAACTACCACGCCTACCACGCCCGCCTGCTCGGCATCGGCTTCAACGCCCAAGCCACGCTGAAGCTGACTTGCTGCAAGAAGGATTCCAGCTTGAGAAATAAGCTGCCGTTGTTGAAGGAGGATTTTTGCTGTCTGTGGGTCGGGTGTGGGGACAAGTTTAAGGCTATGCAG GCGTTCCTCGACCACGTGTCGCTGCACGCGCACTACGCGGCCCGCCGCACGTGCTCGTGGGCGGGCTGCGGCGCCGGCttcccgcgcgccgcgctgctCGCCACGCACGTCCGCTCCCATACAG GCGAGCGCCTGCTGGCCTGCTACCACTGCGGGCGGCACTTCGCGACCAACAGAAAGATCGTGGATCATCGCACGAGGCAG AACGTCCACCCCTCAAGCGAGTACACGTGCAACGTGTGCAGCTTCTCGTACGCCTCGGAGTACCTGCTCCGGCAGCACGCCCGGCAGCACGTGTCGCAGCACGCCTGCACGCTGTGCGACATGTCGGCGCCGACGCTGGCCACGCTCGCGCAGCACGTGCGCTACCGCCACCTGCCCGGCCACTGCCGCGCGCACGCCTGCCCGCACTGCGCACACAA GGCAATAACAAAATCCGATCTCCGCAAACACATAGAAACACACACGAAGAAGAAACGCAAGAAAGAAGACAGCGACATTTCCGACGAGGAACGAGGAAAGAAGAAGAGAAAGAAATACGCGTGCCATATGTGCGAGAAGAACGGCAAGGTGTTCTCAAGAGGGAGTCGATTAACGGTTCATCTTGTGAAGGTGCATGGTGTGCAGTGGCCGTTCGGACACAGTAGGTTCAG ATACCAAATAAGCGAAGACGGCATGTACCGCCTAACAACGACCCGCTACGAGATCCTCGAGGTCTCCAGACAGATCGTGGACGGCTACAGCGGCCCCAAAGACTCCCTCTCGAACACCTTCGAATTCAATCTAGAACAAAAGGCTCAACCTACACTAACAACACCAACTTGCTACGAAATTACACTTAAGAATGATGATATGAAAAATGAAGTTAAAAGCGATGAGAATACGGTCGAAATTACAATGTGCGATGTCGATGAGGAGGGTAATATTATTTGCTCTGAGGTTATTAAGTCTGATGTGTTGTTGAGtgatattaaaatatga
- the LOC133526801 gene encoding histone H4 transcription factor-like isoform X2, with translation MSGQSDQASKATDDSITDVRYNFCKDWLEKQNSGGAKKSQQNKNDIQFIIQNNADRKKFLLSAAEDEATVPNGVGESSVEPKAVKLQKLRTKDVRMECGWLSCNYVTEDYRDFQDHCRNHISDLQVTEEDGKIIYTCLWDSCKHSNSDFDELCRHMNYHAYHARLLGIGFNAQATLKLTCCKKDSSLRNKLPLLKEDFCCLWVGCGDKFKAMQAFLDHVSLHAHYAARRTCSWAGCGAGFPRAALLATHVRSHTGERLLACYHCGRHFATNRKIVDHRTRQNVHPSSEYTCNVCSFSYASEYLLRQHARQHVSQHACTLCDMSAPTLATLAQHVRYRHLPGHCRAHACPHCAHKAITKSDLRKHIETHTKKKRKKEDSDISDEERGKKKRKKYACHMCEKNGKVFSRGSRLTVHLVKVHGVQWPFGHSRFRYQISEDGMYRLTTTRYEILEVSRQIVDGYSGPKDSLSNTFEFNLEQKAQPTLTTPTCYEITLKNDDMKNEVKSDENTVEITMCDVDEEGNIICSEVIKSDVLLSDIKI, from the exons ATGAGCGGGCAGAGCGATCAAGCCAGTAAAGCTACAGACGACTCTATCACAGACGTGCGGTACAATTTCTGCAAGGACTGGCTCGAGAAGCAAAATAGTGGAGGCGCGAAAAAGTCACAACAAAATAAGAATGATATTCAGTTTATTATTCAGAACAATGCCGATAGGAAGAAGTTTCTGCTGTCCGCCGCTGAGGATGAGGCGACTGTGCCAAACGGCGTAGGGGAATCTTCAGTGGAACCAAAGGCTGTG aAATTACAAAAACTGAGAACCAAAGATGTGCGCATGGAATGTGGATGGTTGTCTTGCAACTATGTGACTGAAGACTACCGGGACTTCCAAGACCATTGCCGCAACCACATCTCAGACTTGCAAGTTACTGAGGAGGATGGTAAAA TAATCTACACCTGCCTATGGGACTCCTGCAAGCACAGCAACTCCGACTTCGACGAGCTGTGTCGCCACATGAACTACCACGCCTACCACGCCCGCCTGCTCGGCATCGGCTTCAACGCCCAAGCCACGCTGAAGCTGACTTGCTGCAAGAAGGATTCCAGCTTGAGAAATAAGCTGCCGTTGTTGAAGGAGGATTTTTGCTGTCTGTGGGTCGGGTGTGGGGACAAGTTTAAGGCTATGCAG GCGTTCCTCGACCACGTGTCGCTGCACGCGCACTACGCGGCCCGCCGCACGTGCTCGTGGGCGGGCTGCGGCGCCGGCttcccgcgcgccgcgctgctCGCCACGCACGTCCGCTCCCATACAG GCGAGCGCCTGCTGGCCTGCTACCACTGCGGGCGGCACTTCGCGACCAACAGAAAGATCGTGGATCATCGCACGAGGCAG AACGTCCACCCCTCAAGCGAGTACACGTGCAACGTGTGCAGCTTCTCGTACGCCTCGGAGTACCTGCTCCGGCAGCACGCCCGGCAGCACGTGTCGCAGCACGCCTGCACGCTGTGCGACATGTCGGCGCCGACGCTGGCCACGCTCGCGCAGCACGTGCGCTACCGCCACCTGCCCGGCCACTGCCGCGCGCACGCCTGCCCGCACTGCGCACACAA GGCAATAACAAAATCCGATCTCCGCAAACACATAGAAACACACACGAAGAAGAAACGCAAGAAAGAAGACAGCGACATTTCCGACGAGGAACGAGGAAAGAAGAAGAGAAAGAAATACGCGTGCCATATGTGCGAGAAGAACGGCAAGGTGTTCTCAAGAGGGAGTCGATTAACGGTTCATCTTGTGAAG GTGCATGGTGTGCAGTGGCCGTTCGGACATAGCAGGTTCAG ATACCAAATAAGCGAAGACGGCATGTACCGCCTAACAACGACCCGCTACGAGATCCTCGAGGTCTCCAGACAGATCGTGGACGGCTACAGCGGCCCCAAAGACTCCCTCTCGAACACCTTCGAATTCAATCTAGAACAAAAGGCTCAACCTACACTAACAACACCAACTTGCTACGAAATTACACTTAAGAATGATGATATGAAAAATGAAGTTAAAAGCGATGAGAATACGGTCGAAATTACAATGTGCGATGTCGATGAGGAGGGTAATATTATTTGCTCTGAGGTTATTAAGTCTGATGTGTTGTTGAGtgatattaaaatatga